The Archocentrus centrarchus isolate MPI-CPG fArcCen1 chromosome 7, fArcCen1, whole genome shotgun sequence genome window below encodes:
- the dnajc22 gene encoding zinc finger protein Eos isoform X3 yields MNADDCNGRSYTQGNGGESSTEQDFYGRLQGPSARSPNSQQSSPHRSLSANSIKVELCSDDESSGAPQPENKEAVRVDDRNNDRGDPMEEGTAEFAGAGRDRASIYSELASPNSASPGPIRLPNGKLQCEVCGMICIGPNVLMVHKRSHTGERPFQCNQCGASFTQKGNLLRHIKLHSGEKPFKCPICNYACRRRDALAGHLRTHAVSSPTVGKPFKCSYCSRSYKQQSTLEEHLERCHTYQKTLDHQAAVNTQTAQGEESVNMETATKPALQPINEKIQFVDRLAISITKRKRSTPQKFLGEKHMHLDPPEAPYELSSGSEKEGDLMSSQSVGDSAGLASSQLHCTRGKGENHESPALSQLHPTFLSELRTVMGSIGSNMTPQGPRAHGGGGLAPVSLGLAVREAGEGRDDQPTAHSHTTSPNGCPDSTDTESTAEEQSTRAAAPTSTSNNHHLHYQTSALPRSHPTSSPSQAKDLDPEWERACPVPPTIVKRSPGSPISSRDTVQVLDRDGRPVRSFHCRHCRILFLDHVMFTIHMGCHGFRQPFECNICGHRSQDRYEFSSHISRGEHQVG; encoded by the exons ATGAATGCTGATGACTGCAATGGACGCtcatacacacaag GTAATGGAGGAGAGTCATCAACAGAACAGGATTTTTATGGCAGGTTGCAGGGCCCTTCGGCGAGATCTCCAAACAGTCAGCAGTCCTCACCACACCGCTCCCTTAGTG CAAACTCCATCAAGGTTGAGTTGTGCAGTGATGACGAGTCATCAGGTGCTCCACAGCCAGAGAACAAAGAGGCTGTGAGGGTTGACGACAGGAATAATGACCGGGGAGACCCCATGGAAGAAGGTACTGCAGAGTTTGCTGGGGCTGGAAGAGACAGAGCAAGCATATACAGTGAGTTGGCCAGTCCAAATTCTGCTTCACCAGGACCTATCAGACTGCCCAATGGGAAGCTGCAGTGTGAGGTGTGCGGGATGATCTGCATTGGACCCAATGTGCTGATGGTGCACAAGCGTAGCCACACAG GTGAGCGCCCATTCCAGTGTAACCAGTGTGGAGCTTCCTTCACCCAGAAGGGAAACCTGCTGCGCCACATTAAGTTGCATTCAGGAGAGAAGCCTTTCAAATGTCCCATTTGTAATTATGCTTGCCGCCGGAGAGATGCACTGGCTGGACATCTACGCACACATGCAG TTTCTTCTCCGACAGTGGGAAAACCTTTCAAGTGCAGCTACTGTAGCCGCAGCTACAAGCAACAAAGCACACTGGAGGAACATCTGGAGCGCTGCCATACTTATCAAAAGACTCTGGACCACCAGGCAGCTGTCAacacacagacagcacagg GTGAGGAGTCAGTAAATATGGAGACAGCTACTAAACCTGCACTCCAGCCAATCAATGAAAAAATCCAGTTTGTGGATCGACTGGCTATTAGCATCACCAAACGTAAGAGGTCAACACCACAGAAGTTTTTGG GTGAAAAGCACATGCACCTTGACCCACCTGAAGCACCTTATGAATTGTCGTCTGGCTCCGAAAAAGAGGGGGACCTCATGAGTTCTCAGTCTGTTGGGGACTCAGCTGGGCTAGCCAGTTCACAGCTACACTGCACCAGAGGAAAAGGTGAGAACCACGAGTCGCCTGCACTGTCTCAGCTCCATCCCACCTTCCTGTCCGAGCTCCGCACAGTTATGGGCTCCATTGGCAGCAACATGACCCCtcagggcccccgggcccatGGTGGAGGTGGGCTGGCACCAGTGTCTCTGGGCCTGGCTGTACGGGAGGCAGGTGAAGGCCGCGATGACCAACCCACAGCACACAGCCACACCACCTCACCCAATGGCTGTCCTGActccacagacacagagagcacAGCAGAAGAGCAGAGCACAAGGGCTGCTGCCCCGACAAGTACCTCCAACAACCACCACCTCCACTACCAAACCTCAGCACTGCCCCGCAGCCATCCCACTTCCAGCCCCAGCCAGGCCAAAGACTTGGACCCAGAGTGGGAGAGAGCGTGTCCTGTGCCCCCCACTATAGTAAAGAGGAGCCCTGGCTCACCCATTTCTTCCAGGGACACTGTGCAGGTGTTAGACCGGGATGGCAGGCCTGTGCGCTCCTTCCACTGTCGGCATTGCCGCATCCTCTTTCTGGACCATGTCATGTTCACCATCCACATGGGCTGTCATGGCTTCCGCCAACCATTCGAGTGCAACATCTGTGGCCACCGGAGCCAGGACCGCTACGAGTTCTCATCTCACATCAGCCGTGGAGAGCACCAGGTGGGCTGA
- the dnajc22 gene encoding zinc finger protein Eos isoform X1 has product MILVSNKEHCGGGTLECFIGEAAAAILFTPASFNSSFSSLGHKCGASLSHLLGGEESKGYRDCRGDLKFTKASGERMNADDCNGRSYTQGNGGESSTEQDFYGRLQGPSARSPNSQQSSPHRSLSANSIKVELCSDDESSGAPQPENKEAVRVDDRNNDRGDPMEEGTAEFAGAGRDRASIYSELASPNSASPGPIRLPNGKLQCEVCGMICIGPNVLMVHKRSHTGERPFQCNQCGASFTQKGNLLRHIKLHSGEKPFKCPICNYACRRRDALAGHLRTHAVSSPTVGKPFKCSYCSRSYKQQSTLEEHLERCHTYQKTLDHQAAVNTQTAQGEESVNMETATKPALQPINEKIQFVDRLAISITKRKRSTPQKFLGEKHMHLDPPEAPYELSSGSEKEGDLMSSQSVGDSAGLASSQLHCTRGKGENHESPALSQLHPTFLSELRTVMGSIGSNMTPQGPRAHGGGGLAPVSLGLAVREAGEGRDDQPTAHSHTTSPNGCPDSTDTESTAEEQSTRAAAPTSTSNNHHLHYQTSALPRSHPTSSPSQAKDLDPEWERACPVPPTIVKRSPGSPISSRDTVQVLDRDGRPVRSFHCRHCRILFLDHVMFTIHMGCHGFRQPFECNICGHRSQDRYEFSSHISRGEHQVG; this is encoded by the exons ATGATATTAGTATCAAATAAGGAACATTGTGGTGGTGGCACACTGGAATGCTTTATAGGTGAAGCTGCGGCAGCTATCCTGTTTACCCCTGCAAGCTTTaactcctccttcagctctcTTGGCCATAAATGTGGAGCCTCTCTTAGTCATTTACTTGGTGGAGAAGAATCGAAAGGATACAGAGATTGTAGGGGAGACCTCAAGTTTACTAAa GCATCTGGTGAGAGAATGAATGCTGATGACTGCAATGGACGCtcatacacacaag GTAATGGAGGAGAGTCATCAACAGAACAGGATTTTTATGGCAGGTTGCAGGGCCCTTCGGCGAGATCTCCAAACAGTCAGCAGTCCTCACCACACCGCTCCCTTAGTG CAAACTCCATCAAGGTTGAGTTGTGCAGTGATGACGAGTCATCAGGTGCTCCACAGCCAGAGAACAAAGAGGCTGTGAGGGTTGACGACAGGAATAATGACCGGGGAGACCCCATGGAAGAAGGTACTGCAGAGTTTGCTGGGGCTGGAAGAGACAGAGCAAGCATATACAGTGAGTTGGCCAGTCCAAATTCTGCTTCACCAGGACCTATCAGACTGCCCAATGGGAAGCTGCAGTGTGAGGTGTGCGGGATGATCTGCATTGGACCCAATGTGCTGATGGTGCACAAGCGTAGCCACACAG GTGAGCGCCCATTCCAGTGTAACCAGTGTGGAGCTTCCTTCACCCAGAAGGGAAACCTGCTGCGCCACATTAAGTTGCATTCAGGAGAGAAGCCTTTCAAATGTCCCATTTGTAATTATGCTTGCCGCCGGAGAGATGCACTGGCTGGACATCTACGCACACATGCAG TTTCTTCTCCGACAGTGGGAAAACCTTTCAAGTGCAGCTACTGTAGCCGCAGCTACAAGCAACAAAGCACACTGGAGGAACATCTGGAGCGCTGCCATACTTATCAAAAGACTCTGGACCACCAGGCAGCTGTCAacacacagacagcacagg GTGAGGAGTCAGTAAATATGGAGACAGCTACTAAACCTGCACTCCAGCCAATCAATGAAAAAATCCAGTTTGTGGATCGACTGGCTATTAGCATCACCAAACGTAAGAGGTCAACACCACAGAAGTTTTTGG GTGAAAAGCACATGCACCTTGACCCACCTGAAGCACCTTATGAATTGTCGTCTGGCTCCGAAAAAGAGGGGGACCTCATGAGTTCTCAGTCTGTTGGGGACTCAGCTGGGCTAGCCAGTTCACAGCTACACTGCACCAGAGGAAAAGGTGAGAACCACGAGTCGCCTGCACTGTCTCAGCTCCATCCCACCTTCCTGTCCGAGCTCCGCACAGTTATGGGCTCCATTGGCAGCAACATGACCCCtcagggcccccgggcccatGGTGGAGGTGGGCTGGCACCAGTGTCTCTGGGCCTGGCTGTACGGGAGGCAGGTGAAGGCCGCGATGACCAACCCACAGCACACAGCCACACCACCTCACCCAATGGCTGTCCTGActccacagacacagagagcacAGCAGAAGAGCAGAGCACAAGGGCTGCTGCCCCGACAAGTACCTCCAACAACCACCACCTCCACTACCAAACCTCAGCACTGCCCCGCAGCCATCCCACTTCCAGCCCCAGCCAGGCCAAAGACTTGGACCCAGAGTGGGAGAGAGCGTGTCCTGTGCCCCCCACTATAGTAAAGAGGAGCCCTGGCTCACCCATTTCTTCCAGGGACACTGTGCAGGTGTTAGACCGGGATGGCAGGCCTGTGCGCTCCTTCCACTGTCGGCATTGCCGCATCCTCTTTCTGGACCATGTCATGTTCACCATCCACATGGGCTGTCATGGCTTCCGCCAACCATTCGAGTGCAACATCTGTGGCCACCGGAGCCAGGACCGCTACGAGTTCTCATCTCACATCAGCCGTGGAGAGCACCAGGTGGGCTGA
- the dnajc22 gene encoding zinc finger protein Eos isoform X2 has translation MWTWPTVQASGERMNADDCNGRSYTQGNGGESSTEQDFYGRLQGPSARSPNSQQSSPHRSLSANSIKVELCSDDESSGAPQPENKEAVRVDDRNNDRGDPMEEGTAEFAGAGRDRASIYSELASPNSASPGPIRLPNGKLQCEVCGMICIGPNVLMVHKRSHTGERPFQCNQCGASFTQKGNLLRHIKLHSGEKPFKCPICNYACRRRDALAGHLRTHAVSSPTVGKPFKCSYCSRSYKQQSTLEEHLERCHTYQKTLDHQAAVNTQTAQGEESVNMETATKPALQPINEKIQFVDRLAISITKRKRSTPQKFLGEKHMHLDPPEAPYELSSGSEKEGDLMSSQSVGDSAGLASSQLHCTRGKGENHESPALSQLHPTFLSELRTVMGSIGSNMTPQGPRAHGGGGLAPVSLGLAVREAGEGRDDQPTAHSHTTSPNGCPDSTDTESTAEEQSTRAAAPTSTSNNHHLHYQTSALPRSHPTSSPSQAKDLDPEWERACPVPPTIVKRSPGSPISSRDTVQVLDRDGRPVRSFHCRHCRILFLDHVMFTIHMGCHGFRQPFECNICGHRSQDRYEFSSHISRGEHQVG, from the exons GCATCTGGTGAGAGAATGAATGCTGATGACTGCAATGGACGCtcatacacacaag GTAATGGAGGAGAGTCATCAACAGAACAGGATTTTTATGGCAGGTTGCAGGGCCCTTCGGCGAGATCTCCAAACAGTCAGCAGTCCTCACCACACCGCTCCCTTAGTG CAAACTCCATCAAGGTTGAGTTGTGCAGTGATGACGAGTCATCAGGTGCTCCACAGCCAGAGAACAAAGAGGCTGTGAGGGTTGACGACAGGAATAATGACCGGGGAGACCCCATGGAAGAAGGTACTGCAGAGTTTGCTGGGGCTGGAAGAGACAGAGCAAGCATATACAGTGAGTTGGCCAGTCCAAATTCTGCTTCACCAGGACCTATCAGACTGCCCAATGGGAAGCTGCAGTGTGAGGTGTGCGGGATGATCTGCATTGGACCCAATGTGCTGATGGTGCACAAGCGTAGCCACACAG GTGAGCGCCCATTCCAGTGTAACCAGTGTGGAGCTTCCTTCACCCAGAAGGGAAACCTGCTGCGCCACATTAAGTTGCATTCAGGAGAGAAGCCTTTCAAATGTCCCATTTGTAATTATGCTTGCCGCCGGAGAGATGCACTGGCTGGACATCTACGCACACATGCAG TTTCTTCTCCGACAGTGGGAAAACCTTTCAAGTGCAGCTACTGTAGCCGCAGCTACAAGCAACAAAGCACACTGGAGGAACATCTGGAGCGCTGCCATACTTATCAAAAGACTCTGGACCACCAGGCAGCTGTCAacacacagacagcacagg GTGAGGAGTCAGTAAATATGGAGACAGCTACTAAACCTGCACTCCAGCCAATCAATGAAAAAATCCAGTTTGTGGATCGACTGGCTATTAGCATCACCAAACGTAAGAGGTCAACACCACAGAAGTTTTTGG GTGAAAAGCACATGCACCTTGACCCACCTGAAGCACCTTATGAATTGTCGTCTGGCTCCGAAAAAGAGGGGGACCTCATGAGTTCTCAGTCTGTTGGGGACTCAGCTGGGCTAGCCAGTTCACAGCTACACTGCACCAGAGGAAAAGGTGAGAACCACGAGTCGCCTGCACTGTCTCAGCTCCATCCCACCTTCCTGTCCGAGCTCCGCACAGTTATGGGCTCCATTGGCAGCAACATGACCCCtcagggcccccgggcccatGGTGGAGGTGGGCTGGCACCAGTGTCTCTGGGCCTGGCTGTACGGGAGGCAGGTGAAGGCCGCGATGACCAACCCACAGCACACAGCCACACCACCTCACCCAATGGCTGTCCTGActccacagacacagagagcacAGCAGAAGAGCAGAGCACAAGGGCTGCTGCCCCGACAAGTACCTCCAACAACCACCACCTCCACTACCAAACCTCAGCACTGCCCCGCAGCCATCCCACTTCCAGCCCCAGCCAGGCCAAAGACTTGGACCCAGAGTGGGAGAGAGCGTGTCCTGTGCCCCCCACTATAGTAAAGAGGAGCCCTGGCTCACCCATTTCTTCCAGGGACACTGTGCAGGTGTTAGACCGGGATGGCAGGCCTGTGCGCTCCTTCCACTGTCGGCATTGCCGCATCCTCTTTCTGGACCATGTCATGTTCACCATCCACATGGGCTGTCATGGCTTCCGCCAACCATTCGAGTGCAACATCTGTGGCCACCGGAGCCAGGACCGCTACGAGTTCTCATCTCACATCAGCCGTGGAGAGCACCAGGTGGGCTGA
- the dnajc22 gene encoding dnaJ homolog subfamily C member 22 isoform X4, with protein sequence MVKSVVVAYALWAVGGPLGLHHLYLGRDTHALLWMLTLGGFGFGWVREFIRIPAYVSEANQEAEEERKRPPILVPPPLNPVRFAGQVCVGIYFGTVAMIGLNSLSFFYLIVLPLCVGAGVHLVSNVGQQTSDLQKTLTACLITSPLFYGSTLSPLPISLAASVTAAQHRKFKPPRTPGSTEKLGPRLYKISLAWLAFSAPLGYCIFHNTTATLYYLSDSIAALLDIFWFLPWLRSVLEYLLLMPYRILCVLTGGGYYEEAWRKVLEILLKEYTEREKEALQILSLGAEASLEEITRSYRELAKKWHPDHNPSKDAEKIFVKLQEAYEVLLRWHRPNRFK encoded by the exons ATGGTAAAAAGTGTAGTTGTTGCCTACGCCCTGTGGGCAGTAGGTGGGCCTTTGGGCCTTCACCATTTATATTTAGGGAGAGACACCCATGCTCTGTTATGGATGCTAACACTGGGAGGATTTGGGTTTGGGTGGGTTCGAGAGTTTATACGCATCCCTGCTTATGTTAGTGAGGCCAATcaagaagcagaggaagagaggaaaagaCCTCCCATCTTGGTCCCTCCACCTTTAAATCCTGTCAGATTTGCTGGACAGGTGTGCGTTGGGATCTACTTTGGCACTGTGGCTATGATAGGACTGAACTCCCTCAGTTTCTTTTACTTGATCGTGTTGCCTTTATGCGTGGGTGCAGGGGTGCATCTGGTGTCAAATGTTGGCCAACAGACCTCTGATCTCCAAAAAACATTGACTGCTTGTCTCATAACCTCCCCATTATTCTACGGCAGCACATTATCACCTCTTCCTATAAGCTTGGCTGCCAGTGTCACTGCTGCACAGCACCGCAAGTTCAAGCCTCCACGGACACCTGGGAGTACAGAGAAATTAG GTCCAAGGCTTTATAAGATCAGTCTAGCTTGGCTGGCCTTCTCTGCCCCATTGGGTTACTGTATTTTCCACAACACCACAGCCACCCTGTACTATCTGTCTGACTCTATAGCAGCACTGCTGGATATTTTCTGGTTCCTCCCTTGGCTCAGAAGTGTGTTGGAGTACCTTCTTTTAATGCCATATCGGATACTGTGTGTTCTTACTGGAGGAGGGTACTATGAAGAGGCCTGGAGGAAGGTGCTAGAAATACTGCTCAAAGAGTAcactgagagagaaaaagaggcgCTGCAG ATATTGTCTCTGGGAGCAGAGGCCTCTCTTGAAGAGATAACTCGAAGCTATAGGGAACTGGCCAAGAAGTGGCATCCAGACCACAACCCCAGCAAGGATGCTGAGAAAATATTTGTGAAGCTTCAGGAGGCTTATGAGGTCCTTCTACGGTGGCACAGGCCCAATCGATTCAAGTAG